In the Flagellimonas sp. MMG031 genome, one interval contains:
- a CDS encoding AraC family transcriptional regulator has translation MQLPERFFKERKLEHLVENQTSYTLNNAAMHVFETHLQAEKVLLQFDQPVLASMLIGKKVMHLRDKNSFDFLPGESLILPSNEVMCIDFPEANQENPTRCLAMAISDEKINKVINLMNESMPKHDGSEWALMDYNYHFTNDTSIYGIIQRLLYLFTENHPSKDFFVDNMLQELIIRILQGNRRENYTQNASKLSSNNRLAYVVEYIANHLHEPISVSDLSKRACMSESHFHKTFKEELGITPIDYINSERIKMAIKLLKDPDKKIKEIYLECGFENRSYFNRLFKRKIHVSPGEYQSKFMKNA, from the coding sequence ATGCAGTTGCCCGAACGATTTTTTAAGGAAAGAAAATTGGAGCATTTGGTAGAAAACCAAACGTCCTACACGCTGAACAATGCTGCGATGCATGTTTTTGAAACGCATTTGCAGGCAGAAAAGGTATTGCTGCAATTTGACCAACCCGTGTTGGCTTCCATGTTGATCGGAAAAAAGGTGATGCACTTACGCGACAAGAATTCTTTTGATTTTTTGCCAGGTGAATCCCTGATCTTGCCCTCAAACGAAGTAATGTGTATCGATTTCCCCGAAGCCAACCAAGAGAATCCGACCCGTTGTCTCGCCATGGCGATTTCTGATGAAAAAATCAATAAGGTCATCAATTTAATGAATGAATCCATGCCAAAGCATGATGGCTCCGAATGGGCCTTGATGGATTACAACTACCACTTTACCAACGATACCAGCATTTATGGAATCATTCAGCGGCTTTTGTACTTATTTACCGAAAACCACCCTTCCAAGGACTTTTTCGTGGATAACATGCTCCAAGAGTTGATCATCCGCATTTTGCAGGGCAACCGACGTGAAAACTATACCCAAAATGCATCCAAGTTGAGCTCCAACAATCGCTTGGCCTATGTGGTGGAGTATATTGCCAATCATTTGCACGAACCGATATCCGTAAGTGATCTGAGCAAAAGAGCCTGCATGAGCGAATCTCATTTTCATAAAACCTTTAAGGAGGAGTTGGGAATTACACCTATTGACTACATCAATAGTGAGCGCATTAAAATGGCCATCAAGTTATTGAAGGACCCGGATAAAAAAATAAAGGAGATCTATCTGGAATGCGGTTTCGAGAACCGTTCCTATTTCAACCGGTTGTTCAAACGAAAAATCCATGTTTCGCCCGGAGAGTACCAGTCAAAATTTATGAAAAATGCCTAA
- the folE gene encoding GTP cyclohydrolase I FolE — protein sequence MKLEQALEEQYEERGNDHVGSSSDTPLREDAFVLSDEEKIERIQKSVREIMLTLGLDLDDDSLKGTPKRVAKMYVQEIFGGLHPDRKPKSSTFDNKYKYGEMLVEKNIVVYSTCEHHLLPIVGRAHIAYISNGTVVGLSKMNRIVDYFAKRPQVQERMNIQIVKELQKVLGTEDVACVIDAKHLCVNSRGIRDIDSSTVTAEYGGKFKEEATRREFLDYINLDTEF from the coding sequence ATGAAATTAGAGCAGGCATTGGAAGAACAATATGAAGAAAGAGGGAACGACCACGTAGGTTCCTCATCGGATACCCCTTTACGAGAGGATGCTTTTGTATTGAGCGACGAAGAAAAAATCGAAAGAATACAAAAAAGCGTCAGGGAAATTATGCTTACGCTGGGTCTTGACCTAGATGATGACAGTTTGAAAGGTACCCCAAAAAGGGTGGCCAAAATGTACGTACAGGAAATTTTTGGAGGATTGCATCCGGACAGAAAACCCAAATCGTCCACTTTTGACAATAAGTACAAGTACGGCGAAATGTTGGTCGAAAAAAATATCGTAGTGTATTCCACCTGCGAACACCACTTGTTGCCCATTGTTGGGCGGGCGCATATTGCCTATATCTCCAACGGGACCGTTGTTGGACTTTCCAAAATGAACCGAATTGTGGATTATTTTGCAAAGCGTCCACAGGTGCAAGAGCGAATGAACATCCAAATCGTCAAGGAGCTTCAAAAAGTGTTGGGCACAGAAGACGTGGCCTGCGTTATCGATGCAAAACACCTTTGTGTCAATTCCAGGGGCATCCGCGATATCGATAGTAGCACCGTAACCGCAGAGTATGGCGGTAAATTCAAGGAAGAGGCCACAAGAAGGGAATTTTTGGACTACATCAATCTGGATACCGAATTTTAA
- a CDS encoding T9SS type B sorting domain-containing protein, with protein sequence MWKPILRTLLFLLFWQTAQGQVAQDCSQAIPICSNTPINGGTNGFGADDFNGASSSGCLEQTTTGAIESNSAWYRFRTAEAGQLGFNIGHNSNEDWDFALYRATDCNNLGDPVRCNFFDNSENTSFIGVGEDPTGDEDSVHYEDWLQVEAGEDYYLFINNFSNINSGFSIQFTGNVWVDYPNSALDCSIVSNLLGPPITVCEGETVVLDATTSGASGYEWYRDGGTGFQLISGAAGATYTVPDSGTYRVVVLTSAENIVSDVQVGFNEVPVTGMLTNETLCFEPDMIFDLNVKNTEALGGMDADAVIVSYHGTQADANAGVAPLDRNHLLSAGSETIYVRTTSLANPDCYDASQSFAINAITTPVLTFDEQVVICEAVGTLEIGETQPNPDYTYQWSSGEQTPSILVSEAGEYVLTATHQSNGIVCEATRTVVVEISTMPQISSIDIADMSVNNSVTINTESGGTYEFSLDGTDFQSSNVFQGVPPGLHMVRMRDLYGCGEVEEEIVVVGYLSAFSPNGDVLNETWQIEGLSTLNSPIVTIYDRYGKLIKQMNEFDAGWDGNFQGKPLPSTDYWFKLSYIDADGNRTVAKYLQSHFSLRR encoded by the coding sequence ATGTGGAAACCTATTTTAAGGACCTTATTGTTTTTACTGTTCTGGCAAACTGCACAAGGGCAGGTGGCCCAAGATTGCTCCCAGGCCATTCCCATTTGCAGCAATACCCCAATTAATGGCGGAACCAATGGTTTTGGTGCCGATGACTTCAATGGCGCCTCCTCCAGCGGTTGCTTGGAGCAGACCACCACAGGAGCCATAGAATCCAATTCGGCTTGGTACCGTTTTAGAACGGCCGAAGCTGGTCAATTGGGCTTTAATATTGGGCATAATAGCAACGAGGATTGGGATTTTGCGCTCTATCGTGCTACCGATTGCAACAATTTGGGCGACCCCGTTCGATGTAATTTTTTCGACAACAGCGAGAATACCAGTTTTATTGGGGTGGGAGAGGACCCTACGGGCGATGAAGATTCCGTACACTATGAAGACTGGCTACAGGTAGAGGCTGGGGAGGATTATTATCTCTTCATCAATAATTTTAGCAATATCAATTCTGGTTTTTCCATTCAGTTCACCGGAAATGTATGGGTAGATTATCCCAACAGTGCTTTGGATTGTTCCATTGTCAGCAATTTGTTGGGTCCGCCCATTACCGTTTGCGAAGGTGAAACCGTAGTCTTGGATGCCACAACTTCTGGAGCTTCGGGTTACGAGTGGTATCGTGATGGTGGGACTGGCTTTCAGTTGATATCAGGTGCTGCTGGTGCTACGTATACCGTTCCGGATTCGGGCACGTACCGCGTTGTGGTCCTTACTTCAGCAGAAAATATAGTAAGTGATGTCCAAGTCGGATTTAATGAAGTACCGGTTACGGGGATGTTGACAAATGAGACCCTCTGTTTTGAACCGGATATGATCTTTGATTTAAATGTCAAAAATACAGAAGCCCTTGGGGGAATGGATGCTGATGCTGTTATCGTGAGTTATCATGGTACCCAGGCCGATGCGAATGCTGGCGTAGCCCCTCTAGATCGGAATCATTTGCTGTCCGCTGGCTCGGAAACCATTTACGTAAGGACAACCTCATTGGCAAACCCAGATTGCTACGATGCCTCCCAAAGCTTTGCCATCAACGCCATAACTACTCCAGTTTTAACTTTTGATGAGCAGGTTGTCATCTGTGAAGCCGTCGGAACTCTGGAAATCGGGGAAACGCAGCCCAATCCTGATTACACTTACCAATGGAGTTCGGGAGAGCAAACCCCGTCCATTTTGGTATCCGAAGCCGGAGAATATGTCTTAACGGCAACCCATCAATCCAATGGAATTGTTTGTGAGGCTACCAGAACGGTGGTGGTCGAGATATCGACTATGCCCCAAATCTCCAGTATCGATATAGCCGATATGAGCGTCAATAATTCGGTTACCATCAATACGGAGAGTGGTGGAACGTATGAATTTAGTCTGGATGGTACAGATTTTCAAAGCAGCAATGTGTTCCAAGGTGTTCCTCCCGGTTTGCATATGGTACGCATGCGAGACCTGTATGGCTGTGGTGAGGTAGAAGAAGAAATTGTGGTAGTGGGCTATCTTTCCGCTTTTTCGCCCAATGGCGATGTGCTCAATGAGACTTGGCAGATTGAGGGACTTTCTACTTTAAACTCTCCTATTGTTACCATTTATGACCGCTATGGTAAACTCATCAAACAGATGAACGAGTTTGACGCAGGTTGGGATGGCAATTTTCAAGGAAAGCCGCTGCCATCAACCGATTATTGGTTCAAATTGTCCTACATTGATGCAGATGGTAACCGTACCGTTGCCAAATATTTGCAAAGCCATTTTTCCTTAAGGCGATAG
- the cysS gene encoding cysteine--tRNA ligase has translation MQLYKDQTLRIHNSLTGKKDVFQPINEGHVGMYVCGPTVYSNVHLGNCRTFMSFDMIFRYFKHLGYKVRYVRNITDAGHLENDADEGEDKIAKKAKLEQIEPMEVVQRYTVDFHNTLQLFNLLPPSIEPTATGHIIEQIEIIKDILEKGYAYEANGSVYFDVIKFNKDHDYGKLSGRKLEDMITNTRELTAQDEKRNPQDFALWKKAEPQHIMRWPSPWGDGFPGWHLECTAMSTKYLGETFDIHGGGMDLKFPHHECEIAQAEASTGKSPVNYWMHANMLTLNGKKMSKSTDNNIYPAEIFSGDNNILSKPYTPAVVRFFMMQAHYTSILDLSDEALQASEKGYNRLMDALDSIDTLKTGAKSDFDVTAWKQKCYDAMNDDFNTPILIAHLFEAVKHINLIKEDKETLSAEDKEELKKTLEAFVYDVLGIENQSMAKDDSNTLNGVMELLIDIRNEARAKKDFATSDKIRDQLVALGIQIKDGKDGTTFSVN, from the coding sequence ATGCAATTGTATAAAGACCAAACCTTACGCATCCATAACTCGCTTACCGGAAAAAAAGACGTGTTCCAGCCCATAAACGAAGGCCACGTAGGCATGTATGTTTGTGGTCCAACGGTATACAGCAATGTGCACTTGGGGAACTGTCGCACCTTCATGTCCTTCGACATGATTTTTCGGTATTTCAAACACTTGGGATACAAAGTCCGTTATGTTCGGAACATCACCGATGCCGGACATTTGGAAAACGATGCGGATGAGGGTGAGGACAAAATTGCAAAAAAGGCCAAATTGGAGCAGATTGAACCCATGGAGGTAGTGCAACGCTACACGGTGGATTTTCACAACACCTTGCAGTTGTTCAACCTGTTGCCACCAAGTATTGAGCCTACCGCTACGGGACATATCATAGAGCAGATAGAAATTATCAAGGATATTCTTGAAAAAGGCTATGCCTACGAAGCCAACGGTTCGGTCTATTTTGATGTGATCAAGTTCAACAAAGATCACGATTACGGAAAATTAAGCGGCAGAAAGTTGGAAGATATGATCACCAACACCCGCGAGCTAACGGCCCAGGACGAAAAAAGAAACCCACAGGATTTTGCGCTTTGGAAAAAAGCCGAGCCACAGCACATCATGCGCTGGCCGTCCCCTTGGGGCGATGGTTTTCCCGGTTGGCACTTGGAATGCACAGCCATGAGTACCAAATATCTGGGCGAAACCTTTGATATCCATGGCGGCGGGATGGACCTTAAGTTTCCGCATCATGAATGCGAAATAGCCCAGGCAGAGGCCAGCACTGGCAAATCGCCCGTCAACTATTGGATGCACGCCAATATGCTGACCTTGAACGGTAAAAAAATGTCCAAATCCACGGACAACAATATTTATCCTGCGGAAATCTTCAGCGGTGACAACAACATTTTAAGCAAGCCCTACACCCCTGCAGTGGTCCGCTTTTTTATGATGCAGGCCCATTATACCAGTATTTTAGATCTTAGTGATGAAGCCTTGCAAGCTTCGGAAAAGGGCTATAACCGCTTGATGGATGCCTTGGACAGTATCGATACTTTAAAAACAGGGGCGAAATCGGATTTTGATGTAACCGCATGGAAGCAGAAGTGCTATGATGCCATGAATGACGATTTTAATACCCCGATACTAATCGCTCATTTGTTCGAGGCCGTGAAGCACATCAACCTTATCAAAGAGGACAAGGAAACCCTTTCTGCCGAAGACAAGGAGGAATTGAAGAAAACATTGGAGGCCTTTGTTTACGACGTACTGGGCATAGAAAATCAATCCATGGCGAAAGATGACTCCAATACCTTGAACGGTGTCATGGAATTGTTGATTGATATCAGGAACGAAGCTCGTGCGAAAAAGGATTTTGCCACCTCCGATAAAATTCGAGATCAACTAGTCGCCTTGGGAATTCAGATTAAGGATGGCAAGGACGGGACGACCTTCAGCGTTAATTAG
- a CDS encoding aldehyde dehydrogenase family protein, whose amino-acid sequence MSNVQTTERNVLEKPKFKDQYENYIGGKWTPPTKGEYFDNVSPVDGNAFTKIARSTSEDVDKAIDAAWAAAPEWNNSSATYRSNLLLKIADVMENNLEVLARAETWDNGKALRETRAADMPLAIDHFRYFAGVIRAEEGSVSELDANTVSMNILEPLGVVGQIIPWNFPILMAAWKIAPALAAGNCVVLKPAEQTPVGILILMELIEDILPAGVLNIVNGFGLEAGKPLASSPRINKIAFTGETTTGQLIMQYASKNIIPVTLELGGKSPNVFFESIMEADDEFFDKCLEGAVMFALNQGEVCTCPSRILVQESIFDAFIERVVERTKAIKLGHPLDPNTMMGAQASNDQYEKILNYIQIGKEEGCEVLAGGEAAYNEGLEGGYYIQPTILKGNNKMRVFQEEIFGPVVCVTTFKDEAEALEIANDTLYGLGAGVWTRDMHQAYKISRQIQAGRVWVNCYHAYPAHAPFGGYKKSGIGRETHKMMLNHYRQTKNMLISYDKNKLGFF is encoded by the coding sequence ATGAGCAATGTACAAACTACGGAACGAAACGTTCTGGAAAAACCTAAGTTTAAGGACCAATATGAAAATTACATTGGTGGCAAATGGACCCCTCCTACCAAAGGAGAATATTTTGACAACGTATCCCCTGTAGACGGAAATGCGTTCACCAAGATAGCAAGATCTACCTCAGAAGATGTGGACAAGGCAATTGATGCCGCCTGGGCAGCAGCTCCAGAATGGAACAATTCCTCCGCCACTTACCGTAGCAATCTGTTATTGAAGATTGCCGATGTGATGGAAAACAATTTGGAAGTTTTGGCCCGGGCCGAAACTTGGGACAATGGTAAGGCCCTCCGCGAAACCCGTGCGGCCGACATGCCCTTGGCCATTGACCACTTTAGATATTTTGCAGGGGTTATCCGTGCCGAAGAAGGCTCCGTAAGCGAATTGGATGCCAACACGGTTTCGATGAATATATTGGAACCACTGGGGGTCGTGGGACAAATCATTCCTTGGAACTTCCCAATTTTAATGGCCGCTTGGAAAATAGCACCGGCCTTGGCAGCAGGCAACTGTGTTGTTCTAAAACCTGCCGAGCAAACACCTGTAGGAATTTTGATTTTAATGGAACTGATTGAGGACATTCTTCCAGCTGGGGTGCTCAATATCGTCAACGGATTTGGTTTGGAAGCAGGAAAGCCCTTGGCGTCCAGTCCAAGAATCAACAAAATTGCGTTTACCGGGGAGACTACTACCGGACAATTGATCATGCAATACGCATCCAAAAATATTATTCCCGTCACCTTGGAATTGGGAGGAAAATCCCCAAATGTATTCTTTGAGAGCATTATGGAGGCCGATGACGAATTCTTTGACAAGTGTTTGGAGGGTGCTGTGATGTTCGCATTGAACCAAGGCGAAGTGTGTACTTGTCCATCCCGGATATTAGTGCAGGAAAGCATTTTTGATGCCTTTATTGAACGTGTGGTGGAACGCACAAAGGCCATTAAGCTAGGACATCCTTTGGACCCAAATACCATGATGGGCGCACAGGCTTCAAATGACCAGTACGAAAAAATACTTAATTACATCCAAATTGGTAAGGAAGAAGGCTGCGAAGTCCTTGCCGGCGGCGAAGCTGCCTACAATGAAGGACTTGAAGGTGGATACTACATCCAACCCACCATACTGAAAGGAAACAACAAGATGCGGGTGTTCCAAGAAGAGATCTTTGGTCCCGTGGTCTGTGTTACCACCTTTAAAGACGAAGCTGAAGCCTTGGAAATTGCCAATGATACCCTTTATGGATTGGGTGCCGGGGTTTGGACCCGCGATATGCACCAGGCCTACAAAATTTCACGACAGATACAAGCTGGCAGGGTCTGGGTAAATTGTTACCATGCCTATCCTGCACATGCTCCGTTTGGTGGTTATAAGAAATCAGGTATCGGAAGGGAAACCCATAAAATGATGCTCAACCATTACAGACAGACCAAGAACATGTTGATTTCTTATGACAAGAACAAACTGGGCTTTTTCTAG
- the yidD gene encoding membrane protein insertion efficiency factor YidD, translating to MKKILIAPFVLLVRFYQLFISPMLPSTCRYSPTCSQYTLEALKKHGLFKGGWLSIKRIASCNPWGGSGYDPVP from the coding sequence ATGAAGAAAATTTTGATAGCACCGTTTGTTTTATTGGTGCGTTTTTACCAACTTTTTATCTCTCCCATGCTCCCCTCCACATGCCGCTATTCCCCTACGTGTTCCCAATATACCTTGGAGGCCTTAAAAAAGCACGGTTTGTTCAAGGGCGGATGGCTCTCCATCAAACGAATCGCCAGCTGTAATCCTTGGGGTGGAAGCGGCTACGATCCTGTACCTTAA
- a CDS encoding outer membrane protein transport protein codes for MKRISTFIMVLACTFASAQTIDDVVRYSTENLQGTARFQAMGGAFGALGGDLSALNVNPAGSAVFNFSEISITGSNYHRNNDALYGGTLTNTTDNSLEFNQVGGVLVFNSSNDSPWKKIALAFNYDLARNFDNTYFASGSTAVGVDNYFLNFAQGEPLGPLRTQEGEFVEDAYLDIGANLGYSAQQAFLGFQAGIIEPVDDVDQNTDYFSNAQYGTVNQRYQQSTSGFNSKFTANFATQYEDNLYLGASLNFHNVLYERVSLLDEQGYDADSPIQTIAFDNLLRTEGNGFSFSLGAIAKLNQTVRVGASYQSPTWYRLADDTSQRINSNLAVPDIDFINFNIVNLYEEYRIKTPEKYTGSLALVFGQDGLISFDYSYQDMSKAELRPTSDPSFADENEFIGNTLGAVNAFRLGGEYRIEQVSLRAGYRYEQSPYEDTNFVGDLNGFSAGIGYTFGANRLDLAYSRTEQDTNSFFFDGGVDSAALINRVNTNIALGYTFKF; via the coding sequence ATGAAAAGAATCTCAACTTTCATCATGGTATTGGCATGCACTTTTGCAAGCGCACAAACCATTGATGACGTGGTACGCTATAGCACCGAGAACCTACAGGGAACCGCAAGGTTTCAGGCTATGGGCGGGGCGTTTGGAGCCTTAGGTGGCGATTTGTCCGCCCTTAACGTGAACCCAGCAGGTTCAGCCGTGTTCAACTTTAGTGAAATCAGTATTACAGGTTCCAACTATCATAGGAACAACGATGCCCTGTATGGTGGTACGCTAACCAACACCACGGATAATTCCTTGGAATTTAATCAGGTTGGGGGTGTACTTGTATTTAATTCGTCCAACGATAGCCCTTGGAAAAAAATAGCATTGGCCTTTAATTATGATTTGGCCCGAAATTTTGACAACACCTATTTTGCATCGGGCAGTACCGCTGTCGGTGTCGATAATTACTTTCTCAACTTTGCACAAGGCGAACCATTGGGTCCCTTGCGCACACAGGAAGGTGAATTTGTGGAAGATGCTTATCTGGATATCGGAGCCAATTTAGGGTACTCCGCCCAGCAGGCTTTCTTGGGCTTCCAAGCGGGTATCATAGAACCCGTAGATGATGTCGACCAAAACACAGACTATTTCTCCAATGCCCAATACGGCACGGTTAATCAGCGGTATCAACAGAGCACTTCTGGATTCAACAGTAAATTCACGGCCAATTTTGCCACTCAATATGAAGACAATTTGTACTTGGGAGCCTCATTAAATTTCCACAATGTACTCTATGAAAGAGTTAGCCTTTTGGACGAACAAGGTTACGATGCAGATTCGCCTATACAGACCATTGCGTTTGACAACCTCCTACGTACAGAGGGAAATGGATTCTCTTTTAGCCTGGGCGCGATTGCAAAATTGAATCAAACCGTACGAGTGGGTGCCAGTTATCAATCCCCTACTTGGTATAGGCTTGCAGACGATACCTCGCAGCGCATCAATTCCAATTTAGCGGTCCCCGACATCGACTTTATAAATTTCAATATTGTGAATTTGTATGAAGAATATCGCATAAAGACTCCTGAAAAATACACCGGAAGTTTGGCTTTGGTATTTGGTCAGGATGGATTGATAAGCTTTGACTACTCCTATCAAGATATGTCCAAAGCTGAACTGCGACCTACTTCCGACCCAAGCTTTGCCGATGAAAACGAATTTATAGGAAACACCTTGGGAGCAGTGAATGCATTCCGTTTGGGCGGGGAATACCGAATTGAGCAAGTAAGTCTAAGAGCTGGTTACCGGTATGAGCAAAGTCCTTATGAGGATACTAATTTTGTGGGCGACCTTAACGGATTTTCAGCAGGTATTGGTTATACCTTTGGTGCCAACCGTTTGGATTTGGCCTATAGCCGCACTGAGCAGGATACCAATTCCTTCTTTTTTGATGGTGGTGTGGACAGTGCCGCCCTCATTAATCGTGTAAACACAAATATTGCCTTGGGCTATACCTTTAAATTCTAG
- a CDS encoding DUF779 domain-containing protein, with protein sequence MEQLIKRVLVSDNAIKIIDQLRERHGELMFHQSGGCCDGSSPMCFPKGELMLNENDVKLGTIHGCDFFMSKDQFEYWKHTQLTVDVTTGRGASFSLEIPLGIRFVIKSRLYTDEERDHLEPVQSGEEV encoded by the coding sequence ATGGAGCAGTTGATAAAACGTGTATTGGTTTCGGACAATGCCATAAAAATCATTGACCAACTCAGGGAACGCCATGGTGAGCTCATGTTCCACCAAAGTGGGGGCTGTTGTGACGGTTCTTCGCCCATGTGCTTCCCCAAAGGTGAATTAATGCTCAACGAGAACGATGTGAAATTGGGCACCATTCACGGTTGCGATTTTTTTATGAGCAAGGACCAGTTCGAATACTGGAAGCACACACAGCTTACGGTGGATGTAACCACTGGAAGAGGTGCCAGTTTTAGCTTGGAAATTCCATTGGGAATCCGTTTTGTCATCAAGTCTCGACTCTACACGGATGAAGAACGGGACCATCTGGAACCTGTGCAATCTGGAGAAGAAGTTTAA
- a CDS encoding T9SS type B sorting domain-containing protein, whose product MRALFSAICFFLVCQLVSAQNSPDCRTAIPVCADAPILGTTDGGGDIDDFDPEVITQTGCLEKGSVSSANIENNTAWYVFRAGTDGQIGFDIEALPVTPGSPITAEWDFALYGPFDETSNENFCTIVGDGTAQPIRCNYEYNETGFTGIGVNPVNGREGAPFVKGSQNTYDEWLNVRQGEIYYLYINNYNTNFDDEPEDFILTFTGSSVDEDQNTALDCSLRDEFLGFDIVACEGDPDIVLSALNSPAGPNIANVTWSVDFDDDGVIDQILANGATETELTVSSPNSGRYFVSIETNQATIITDDVLITFYGTPELDEVRVIDDLVNSDQTDPYNIEIVPVGDGNYEYAINGGEYQDDPVFLDVPPGINTVVINDKNGCGTTEPIEFLVVGYPKFFTPNSDGAHDNWTVYGVEELGNPVVYIFDRYGKLLKQVDVNVGWDGTFNGRDMPSSDYWFRLEYERNDENVIVARSVRRHFSLVR is encoded by the coding sequence ATGAGAGCTCTATTCAGCGCTATCTGTTTTTTTCTTGTATGCCAGTTGGTCAGCGCGCAAAACTCCCCAGATTGTAGAACAGCGATTCCTGTTTGTGCCGATGCTCCCATTTTGGGAACCACGGACGGAGGTGGGGACATTGACGATTTCGACCCTGAGGTCATCACCCAAACCGGATGCTTGGAAAAGGGAAGTGTAAGTTCGGCCAATATCGAAAACAACACCGCTTGGTATGTGTTTAGGGCGGGTACCGACGGACAAATCGGTTTTGATATTGAGGCCCTTCCGGTTACCCCGGGAAGTCCAATTACCGCCGAATGGGATTTTGCGTTATACGGTCCTTTTGATGAAACTTCCAATGAGAATTTTTGCACCATAGTTGGGGATGGGACTGCCCAGCCCATTCGCTGCAATTACGAATACAACGAAACAGGGTTCACGGGGATTGGGGTCAATCCCGTAAATGGCAGGGAAGGAGCCCCGTTCGTAAAAGGGAGTCAAAACACCTATGATGAATGGTTAAATGTAAGACAAGGTGAAATATACTACCTCTACATCAACAATTACAACACCAATTTTGATGATGAACCAGAGGACTTTATCCTCACTTTCACGGGATCTTCTGTAGATGAAGACCAAAATACGGCATTGGACTGCAGTTTGCGCGATGAATTTTTAGGCTTTGATATCGTTGCCTGCGAAGGCGACCCGGATATTGTTTTATCTGCCCTTAATTCACCTGCAGGTCCCAATATCGCCAATGTTACGTGGAGTGTTGATTTTGATGATGACGGTGTTATCGACCAAATTTTGGCGAATGGAGCTACGGAGACCGAGTTGACCGTTTCAAGTCCTAATTCCGGACGTTATTTTGTTTCCATTGAAACCAATCAGGCGACCATTATAACGGATGATGTATTGATTACCTTTTACGGCACTCCTGAATTGGATGAGGTTCGGGTCATCGACGATTTGGTCAACAGCGACCAGACGGACCCCTATAATATTGAAATTGTTCCCGTAGGAGACGGAAATTATGAATATGCCATCAACGGAGGGGAATATCAGGACGACCCTGTGTTTTTGGATGTGCCCCCTGGAATAAACACCGTGGTCATCAACGATAAGAATGGCTGTGGGACCACTGAACCTATCGAATTTTTGGTCGTGGGCTATCCCAAATTTTTTACGCCCAATAGTGATGGTGCCCACGATAATTGGACCGTGTACGGGGTAGAGGAGTTGGGGAATCCTGTGGTGTATATTTTCGACCGTTACGGAAAGTTACTAAAGCAGGTTGATGTAAACGTCGGTTGGGACGGTACGTTTAATGGAAGGGATATGCCTTCATCCGACTATTGGTTCCGACTGGAATATGAGCGCAACGATGAAAATGTTATTGTTGCCAGGTCCGTGCGAAGACATTTTTCGCTGGTACGATAG